The sequence AAGGGACACGCGTGCCAATCTCAGCTAAAAAACCGCCAATCCCCGGTCCAATTATGAAGCCCGTGCTAATCGCCGCAGACATATAGCCCAGTGCCTTTGACCTTGTAGTAGTCGTTGTAATATCTGCTATAAACGCTGTCACCGCCGGCATGATGAACGCCGCACTCACCCCGCCAAGCATACGCGAGACAAATAGCACTTCGACCGTTTTCCCAACACCAAATAAAAACTCTGAAAATCCAAAGATAAACAAACCAAGGACAATCATAATTTTCCGCCCATATTTATCTGCCCATCGACCTGCAAATGGTGAGAAGATAAGCTGGGTAATTGCAAATGCCGCCACCATATAGCCGACAACCGAACCAGAAATGCTCAGCTCGTTCATAATCGTTGGCAGCACAGGGATGACAAGTCCAATGCCAAGAAATGCAATAAATAAATTCATCAGTAAAATAGCCAAGACGCCTTTTTGATTGTTCATACAAATTTCTCCTCTAGCTGCTAGTGTTTGTCTATCATATTGTATATCCTTACATATTGAGCTTCACATTGTCTATTTATTGAAGCTATTTTTTTATTTGATTTAAAAAATCCTCCAATCTATTTACAGACTGGAGAATCCGTTTAATTACACTATGTTTTTCTTCCTCGAAGGAACCATATTAAATAAAATATTCAACGCAATCGCCGTTACACTTCCCGCGACGATGCCGTTGCTCGTTAAAATCTTGAGACCTGAAGGAAATTCTGCGAACAGCTCAGGTGCAACTGTTACACCTAGTCCGAGTCCAATTGAACAAGCAATAATCATGGAATTATCCTGAGAATCACCGATCACTTTACTTAACATTTTAATACCTTGGGAAACAACCATTCCAAACATGGCAAGCATCGCCCCGCCTAGAACAGCGACTGGAATAATGGTTGTCAGCGCAGCAATTTTAGGAACAAATCCCATTGTAATAAGCATGATACCCGTAATTAAAATGATTTTGCGTGATCTGACACCTGACATTTGCAGCAAGCCGACATTTTGCGAGAACGTTGTATAAGGAAAGGCATTGAAAATCCCACCGAGCAAGACGGCAATTCCTTCTGCACGATACCCTTTTTCAAGATCTTCCTTCTTAATATCTCGTTCACAAATATCGCCGAGTGCAAAGTACACACCTGTTGATTCGACCAATGAAACCATAGCGACTAAAATCATCGTCACGATGGCCGACCACTCGAACGTCGGTAGACCGAAGTAAAATGGCTCCACCATATGAATATATGATGCCTCCCAAACAGCTGTGAAATCTACCATCTCCATAAATGTCGCAGCGACCGTCCCTGCAACTAACCCTAGTAAAATGGAAATCGCACGCATGAAGCCCGTAGAAAATTTATAGACCAGAATGATAAATAGCAATGTTCCGAATGATAATGACACATTGGCCATCGAGCCGAAATCACTCGCTCCCTGTCCACCGCCCATATTATTAATCGCAACAGGAATCAATGTAATTCCAATAATCGTTACGACAGACCCCGTGACGACAGGAGGAAAAAAGCGCACAAGCATACCGAAAAATCGGCTAATGACAATAACGAACACTCCTGACACAATGATAGCCCCGTAAATCGCAGAAATTCCAAATTCGCCACCAATCGCAATCATCGGACCGACCGCTGTAAACGAACAGCCTAAAACGACCGGCAACCCAATGCCAAAGAAACGGTTATTCATAATTTGTAAAATCGTTGCAACTCCACACATTAAAATATCGATAGAGACAAGATACGTCAATTGAGTAGAGGTGAGGCCAAGTGCATCACCTACAATCAAGGGAACGAGGACTGCCCCCGCGTACATCGCTAACACATGCTGGAGACCTAATGCCGTGGCCTTAATGGGACTATTCACTGAAGATTATCCTCCTCAGCAAACGTCACTTGCCCGTTTTCAAGAGAAGCCACAATCGCCAATGACTCCACACGAATACCGCGTTTGCGTAGTAGATCTCCGCCCGGCTGGAAGCCCTTCTCGATAACAATGCCAACACCTGCCAGCTTTGAGCCTGCTTGCTCAACGATATCGAGTAAGCCCAGTGCTGCTTGTCCATTCGCAAGGAAATCGTCAATCAGTAAAACTGTATCTTCGCTTGTAATGAAATCCTTCGAAACAGAAATATCATTCGTTTCCTTCTTTGTAAATGAATGAACGCTTGCCGTATATAAATGGTCGATTAGAGTCAGTGACTTCCGTTTACGTGCAAAAACGACTGGAACGCCTAAAATTAGACCTGCCATCATAGATGGGGCAATACCAGACGATTCAATTGTTAAAATTTTAGTGATGCCTGCATCTTTGAATCGTGCTGCAAACTCCTCACCAATGGCTTGCATAAGTGGTGGGTCAATTTGATGATTCAAAAACGTATCCACTTTTAATACTTGATCCGATAATACTTTCCCATCTTGTACAATTTTGTCTTGTAGCAACTTCATGATATAATTCCTCCCTGTTGTTTTCACAGTCATTAGAGTAATGGTATAAAAAATAAGCCCTATGACCGTGCATCCATTCACACTACGAGTGGAGCAATGTCATTCGAGCTTATTTACCGAATGGGAAAGAACAGGAGTTAGACTCCCGTCAATCCGTTGCTGCCCATAGTCGATTTGTTTACGGCAAATCGGTAGAAACTCGCAGGCCATATCCCTGCTATTATATGAGTGAATATTATTAGAATGTGATTAGTATAGCATGTTTCAATGCTAGCAAAAATTAAAAAATGATTCCTTCAATTCAATAAATAAGCATGTGGGAATGAGTATGTTAGTATGAACAAGATAACTACATTTTGGAGGCCTTATTTTGACTACTCAACATACAACTAGAAAGTTAACATTCAAACGCAATACTTGGCTTCTACTAATAGGGGTTGTATTCATCGCAATGACCCTTCGCTCACCCTTAACAGTTGTAGGCCCTATTATTTCTTCTATCAGGGATAGCCTGGGAATTTCAAATGTCTTGGCAGGATTCTTAACAACGATTCCCTTGCTGGCTTTTGCCATTATTTCACCATTTGCACCGAAGCTAGCACGACGCTTCGGAATGGAGCTCACCCTATTCGGTTCACTTATTTTATTGACAGCTGGGATTATCATCCGCTCGCTAGGCACAATCCCCACTTTACTCATCGGAACGTTTCTACTTGGACTTGCCATCGCCTTTGGGAATGTACTATTGCCAAGTTTGATAAAACTGAGCTTTCCGTTACAAATCGGGCTGATGACGGGTATTTATTCGGTATCCATGAATCTATCAGCTTCTATTGCAGTCGGTGTCAGTGTGCCACTCGCTCAAACGACATTTGGTTGGCAAGGCGCATTAGGCATGTGGTCGATATTAGCATTCATCGCTTTGTTGGTTTGGCTACCGCAATTAAAAAATAAACGCTTAGCAGCTGCGCCCGAAGTAAGTGTGGCAAAGAAAACAATTCCTTTATGGCGCTCTCCTCTTGCCTGGAGTGTCACCTTGTTTATGGGCTTCCAATCTCTGCTCTTTTATACGACTTCGGCCTGGTTACCTGAAGTATTAAAAGCACAAGGCATTAGCGCAGATAACGCGGGCTGGCTTGTCTCTCTTTTACAATTTTCTCAGCTACCGATTACGTTCATTATTCCAATCATTGCCGGGAAAGTGAAAGATCAGCGCATGATTGTCGTAGGTGTTACCGCTTTGTATATCATTGGGTACGGTGGTGTGCTAGTAGGCATCACTTCTCTCACTGCATTATGGATGATTATGATTGGCTTGGCGGGCGGTGCGGCATTCGGGCTAGCGATGATGTTCTTCACATTGCGCACGCGAACACCACAAGAAGCCGCTAATTTGTCAGGCATGGCCCAGTCTTTTGGCTATGCACTCGCTGCTGTCGGACCTGTATTATTTGGCTTATTACATGACTTTACAGCTGGCTGGACAGTCCCTATGTTTATTCTCATCTTCGCTTCCGTGATTGTCTTGTTGTCGGGTATGTCTGCGGGAAAAAATGTATTTATTATTCCGGAGGAGAGGGAATAAAAGTACTTCTAGGCATACACAAAGGCATCTGGTTACGAAACAACTTAAAGTTGTTTCGAACTAGATGCCTTTTTCTATTGGATCCAGATAGTTAAATGCTGTCAACTCAATTTTTAGTGCTTTCCCTTTTTTCTATATCTATATAGTAGAATAACAGCTAAAAGAGTTATTACAGCAACCCCACCTATCCATATAGTCATAACTGAACTCGTATTCTGGTTATCAATAATACCGATATCGCTTTCACTACTAGGTTTCTCGGACGTTGATTTCAGAATATCCTCATAGAAAATCTGATTCTTAGTATTTCTATTTTGAACTTTCCCATCAGAAAACTGAATCATACCATTAGGTCCCCCTACAGGTATCAGAAACGTAGCAGAATCACTTTTTTCTGAAAATAATAGAAACTTCCCACCCTCATTTTGAAATTCATCAGCCCAGCCAACATCGAATCCATCAATACCGACAGTTATTTTGCTAGGTACCTCTCCCCTATACACATTTTCAACATTGAACGTGAATCCAGCAAAAATAAAATCACTAGGCACCGCTTTGCCCGTAAAGTCATATGTTCCACTGACTACAACTTCAGCGCGTTCACTAACTTCTTCGGGATCCATTTCAACCCAACTTGTAGCAGAAACATTTGTAACGACCATCATTGATAAAAAGATAGTTGCCGTGAACAACGCGCACAGTAATTTCCTCATTTTGGCACCTCCTTTAATAAATTAGACGGACATCAAATAAGAAGGTTACAAGTCGAGAAGGAATAGACAACAGGAAACAGGGCTATCCAGAAAGTCAGTTTCCACTAACTTTTTGGACAACCCTGGTTTCCACTCCTCAATAACCCTCTATTGGAAATTCATTGAACAACTGCGTAGTGTTACCATCATTTCGACACCTTTGGCTCATTAGACTGAACTAATTTTTATATTAGCTCAGCTTTTATTTATTTATTTATTATGGCTCAATAATTATTATTTATCTGTTCAAATTAATTAGTTACCCACCGCTCTTGATTTTCTGCAACGTATTTTCAACCGCTATTCATCTATTCCTCTTCCCAAAGCTGCATATACCTCTTTTGGGCGATGTTTAATACATAACTCAATCGATTATCTTCAACGGTTGCATAGCTTGTTCGTATTGCTTATGCCACTCTTGCCAGTCATCCACCCTGGAATGAATCGGCTTATTATCAAGCAATAACTCAATTACATTTAAACAAACATGCCACCCTGCCAAGTCTTTGATTGTTTGATCAGTAATCACACTAAAACTTTCTATAAAAATTAACAAACAACCCTCTTGCTCTGGCTGTAGCTCAAAACGAACGATGTCACCAAACCAATCAAATTCTAAAACCGAATGCACGGCGTACGCCAATATCTCAAGTTTTTCAAACTGGCCTTCTGACATATCAAACTGCATAAAGCCACCTTCACGAAGTTCTCCTACACGCAGCTCTTGAAACCACTTTTCCAATTTTGCATTATCCGTCAGCATCGCCCAAACTTCTTGCACGGAATGCTTAATATGACGTTCACTATAAGCAACGTAGCCTTGCTCATGCTGTTCAATAGTAGCAATCATGTTAGCCCTCCTATAATTGAACTTCCAAAACAATCGGACAATGATCACTGCCCATAATATGCGGATGAATAGTTGCATCTTTTAGTAAAGTTTCAAGTCGATTAGATACGATGAAATAATCAATCCGCCAGCCGATATTGCGCTCCCGTACTTTGTTCATATATGACCACCACGTGTAGGCATCCCCTTGAGTAGGATGGAAATGCCGGAACGTGTCGATAAAACCTTCTGCCAACAATGCCGTCATTTTACCCCGTTCTTCATCAGTAAAGCCTGAATTCCCAATATTCGATTTGACATTTCGAATATCAATCTCTTCATGAGCGACATTCAAATCACCACATAAGATGACCGGCTTATGCTGATCAAGCTTTTTCAAATATGCCCGCATATTCTCTTCCCACTCTAAGCGCAAAGGTAATCGCGCCAAGTCTCGTTGGGCGTTTGGTACGTAGACATTTACTAAGTAAAATTGCTCAAATTCTAATGTCAAAATCCGTCCTTCGTCTTCCGTGTCGGCATCACCTACGCCATATTTTACAGATAACGGTTGTTTTTTTGTAAACACAGCCGTCCCTGAATAGCCTTTTTTGATGGCATAATTCCAATACTGATAATAACCATCCAATTCCAAATCGATTTGCCCTTCCTGCAATTTTGTCTCCTGCACACAAAAAACATCCGCATTGACTTCATTAAAATAATCCAAAAAACCTTTACGTACGCAGGCTCGCAGGCCATTCACATTCCATGATATTAACTTCAATTTAGTTTGGCTCCTTCTCTTTCCACTAGCTACAGATTAACAAATAATTAGATGTCAGACAAATTATCTCGAAGAAAAAATAAAAATAGATTGTAAAAAGGGCTGCCTGTGATATATATTGGAACTTATGATTTTTTTAAGTACATTCAAAAATCGTAGCTTTAATTCAATGCATCATAAAAAATAGAAGAGGTGTAGAATGATGAAAACATATCTGTATCCTTTGTTGGTCATTATAGCCGCTAGTAGCTACGGTGTCGTTTCAACCATCATAAAATTGGCTATGAATAGTGGATTTTCAGCTGCTGAAGCCGTTACGAGTCAATTCTTTTTTGGTTTTTGTATCGCCGTTTGTCTTTTCATCCTGACAAACAGAACAAAATTAAGTTTTAAAGGCATTAAACCTCTTATCTTCGCCGGGGTTCTTACAGGCTTGACGAATATTGTCTACGGGCATTCTTTGAACTATTTACCAGCTTCTTTGGCTGTTGTTCTACTGTTTCAATTTACGTGGATAGGCGTAGTAATTTCTTGTCTATCAAAACGCCAATTTCCAAGCCGAATTGAATCAATTTCTTTACTCATATTGATTATTGGAACGATACCCGCCGCCGGTTTAATAGACGTTGATGTTTCCCAAATCCCTTTACAAGGATGGTTTTGGGGGCTGGCAGCAGCTCTTTGTTATTCCCTATTTTTATTTGCTAACGGTAGAGCGACTACCAATATGACGACTACGAATCGTTTAGTGCTAGTTTCTTTCTTTGCATTTATGATGTCTGTTGCTTTTCAATCTCCAGAAGTCATTTGGAATGGAACTTTATTTAACGAAGGGCTTTGGGTTTATGGTTTGCTATTAGGATTGTTTGGGATGATTATTCCCGTTTTTTTATTCACAATTGCAGTACCCAAAGTCGGATTGGGTATGTCCTCGATACTGAGTTCGATTGAATTACCAATTGCGGTAATGGTTTCAGTCATATTGTTAAGTGAAACTGTTTCTACACTACAAATTGTAGGTATCGTCATCATTATTCTTGGCATGAGCTTACCAATCCTGCTCAATCGAAACCGATTGTCAGCTAAAAAGAAAATCGCATAGCATTTCAATAAAAAAAGTAAAGAAATGCCTCATCCAGTAAATAAAATGGATGAGGTATTTTGTGTTTAGGATGGACTTTTGAGTTGAATAATATTTAAAATGCCAATTTAAAACATTGACAATTGAATATGAAAGCGTATACTAAACTTATGTTTGAATCGTAAACAAATATAATAAATTTTCTTACAACTAATGTAAACGCTTACCAGGAGGGGTTAACTTGAATTTCATTTTCTTACTAACAGGAGTTTTGTTTGTTTTCGGTATCGCCTTTTTAGTTAGCAATGATCGGAAAAGAATAAAATATAAACGTATTCTGATTATGCTAGCTGTACAAATACTATTGGTATACACCATGATGAATACAAATGTAGGGCTTATTGCGATTACCAAAGTGGGCTTGTTTTTTGAAAAGCTCCTAGCGATTGCCGATACAGGTGTTCAATTTGTATTTGGCGGCATGGTAAATGAAGGCGCCACAACATTTTTCTTTGTCGCATTATTACCTCTTGTTTTCATGGCAGTGTTAATCGGCATACTGAATTACATAAAAGTTCTACCGTTCATCATAAAATATTTGGGGTTATTGTTAAGTAAAGTAACAGGAATGGGTAAACTGGAAAGCTATTTTGCGGTGTCAACGTCTGTACTTGGGCAGCCAGAGGTATTCTTAACAATCTCCAAGCAAATTCCATTTCTTTCTCAGCAAAGACTGTACACCATTTGTACGTCAGCCATGAGTGCAATCAGTATGGCGATGGTAGGCGCTTATATGACGATGATTGAGCCGAAATTTGTTGTAACGGCTGTCGTGCTCAATATATTTAGTGCACTTATCGTTGCTAACATTATTAACCCATATGATGTAGACGAAAAAGAGGATTTAGTGCAAATTGAAGAGAATGAACGGGTCCCTTTCTTCCAAATGATTGGCGACAGTATCATGGATGGATTTAAAATTGTCATTGTCGTTGCTGCTATGCTATTAGGATTTATCGCCTTAATGGAATTGATTAACGTGATTTTCCAAAGCGTATTTCATATTTCCTTCCAAACAATTATTGGTCATATTTTTGCACCTATTGCCTTCTTGATGGGGGTTCCGTGGGCAGAGGCTGTACAAGCAGGTGGCATTATGGCTACAAAACTGATTACGAATGAATTTGTTGCGATGTTGAAATTTGGTACAATTTCAAGTGAGCTTTCCGACAAAACGATTGCCATTGTTTCCGTCTATTTAGTCAGCTTTGCAAACTTCGGAACGATAGGTATTGTGTCTGGCTCCATCAAATCAATTAGTGAAAAACAAGGTAATTACGTATCAAAATTTGCTTTGAAGCTGTTATTAGGGGCAACGCTCGCTTCTGTTATTTCAGGGACAATCATGGGGATGATTATTTAACATAGGCGCATCTAAAACGCCGGTAAGCAAAGGCTTGCCGGCATTATTATTATATTATAGTACTGTCCTATTTTTGATATATCTCAAGGAACTAGGTTGTACTTCATACTCTTATACCGTTCCTCTTTCAATCAACTTTACCGCTATTTCCTTATTTGATATATCCTTATTAATTGTCTGAAGAAAAAGGTTTTCACCCATTTCTACAACTGGTATTTCTATCGTAGTGATATTCATCATCTTTGCTATAGGTTGATTGTCAAAACCACAGATAGCCAGATCGTTTGGTATTGAAATTTGCTGCTGTTGACAGCAGATTACGATACCAGCTGCAACTTGATCACCTGTTACTAGCAATGCTGTGGGAGGTGTAGCCATATTTTTCACTTGTTCGATGATTTTTTCTCCATCCTCAAAATAGAAGCACTCTGCAATAATATATTCTGGGTTATAGGGTAAACTATATTTTTCATGAAACCTTCTATAAGCCAGCTCCCTATTAAAACTACTTGATCCCGAGCTTCTGCCAATACAATAGCCAATTTTCCTATGACCTTTCTGATACAAATACTCTAATGCATTTAAAAAAATCTCATAGTGATTAACAAAGGTAGAGGAAATCTTTTGCCCTTTCACGTCCTCAGATAATACAATCGAACCAAATTGCTGATGTTCCTCTATTAGTTGCATATCGCAAGTTCTTGAACAAATAATCAGCCCATCAATTTGCTTTTCTTTTAGCATTTGCAATGCTTCTATTTCTTTTCTTTCCATGTAATCGGTTTGAAATAAGACCAGATAATAATTGTTGGCCAATGCTTGCTTGGCGATTCCCTTCAATAACAAAGCAAAATAAGAATGATCGGAAAATGGGAGAACAACACCTATAAGCTTCGTTTTCCCTCTACTCAAATGAACAGCATTGATATTTCTGTTGTAATTAGTGACTTTTATGGCCTTTAATACAGCATTCCTTTTTTCCTCACTCACATAGGGATGATTATTTAACACCCGGGAAACAGTTGTTACTGACACCTCAGCTATCTTTGCCAAATCTTTAATATTTGTCATCTCTTTTTTCACCCCGCCCCAATAAAAAATTATTATGATTCGCACACTTTCATTAGGAATAACTTTAGTCTAAGTTATGAAACGCCTTCCATATCAATTTAAAGCTTATTTTTAAAAGTTTTAATTTTTTCGCTTGCTCTGAAATGGGTTTCATAAATTATACTTTCATTATAGCTAAAGAGGGGTTATTTAGGTGATAATCCTCTTTATAAAAAAGTTGATCTGCTATTGGCGTTACGGTTAGTCCGGCGTGACGATAGCAGATCAACTTTTTTCTTTGCACCGGTGGTCAGGCACCTAAGCCTTTAACTCTTCAGTAAACTCCCTGACGCAATATTGAACAAAAAGGGACTCGGTTCTCCTACACTATACAACTGCAAATGATGCATAGCTCGCGTACAAGCCGTATAGAACAATCTACGCAGGCTTTCATCGCTGTATACTTGTGCCGATGCGTCATAAATGATAACAGCGTCGAATTCAATTCCTTTCGCTAAATACGCCGGTATCACGACGACGCCCTGCTCGTATTCAATGGAACCACTTTTCACCAATTTAATTTCTTCCTGATTACTTAGGGCATCGTATGCCGTAGCGCTCTCAGCGGCCGATTTACATATAATCGCAACCGTATTGTACCCCTGCCTCTGCAAGTCTGAAATGTTGGTAGCAATACTGTGATGTAATTCGAGCCGATTAGACACTTGCGTCAGAATAGGCTTAGCGCCATCACGTTCAAAAGCTGTAATTTGTTCACCGTTAGGCACGAGTCCACGTGTAAATTCAACAATTGGTTTTGTCGATCTGTAGCTACGGGTCAAGGTGATTGCTTCCGTTTTGTCTGGTCCATATAAGCCAGTAAGTGTGTTGAAATCGGCTGCCTCGCTAGCATGCGCAAATATCGCCTGATTAAAGTCACCTAGCACAGTCATCTTTGCCGCTGGAAATAACCGCTTCAAAAACTCAAATTGGAAGGTAGAATAATCCTGTGCTTCATCTACCAGTACATGTTTGATGGAACTGTTCATCTGAAAACCTTGAATTAGCTCTTTCAACAGTAAAAATGGAGTAGCATCTTCATAAAACAACTTACCTTCATCAAGCATTTTTACGGACAACAGACAAATCTCTTTCCACTTCTCAGGCGTATCCCCCTCCATCCACGGCTTAATCTGCATCGAATCGGAGAAAAGCTGCTTGTATATCCCCTTCATGTCAATAAAGCGAAGCGCCTGAATCCGCTTGCGCAATGGTTTCAACTTCTTGCGAACAATTAATCGGCTAAGCACTTTAATCTCATCCTCATAATTGTCAAATTCCCCTTCCTTAAAGTTTCGTTTTTTCTTCAAGCGACTATGAACCCTTCGATAATCTTCATCACTAAGAAGCTCAATTTCTTCCTGCACCCATTGCTTAGTTAGTTCGCGTTTCTCTACTTCTTCAACTCGATCGTTCAGCCACTCTGTTAGCTTCTCAACCCTGTTATGAAAGCGAATCGAAGTCTCTTCACTATAAAAGTTTTCCGTCATTTGTTCAGCAGAGACGATCGATTTCCCCCTAAACTTAATTCCCCTAAAGATCATGCCGGATGATTCCAGCGACTGCCTGTATGATTGAATTGCCTCAAAAAAACGAGGCGACGCCTTGTATTGAATGCTCGCAACCCTAATTTCATAAGAAGGATCTTCCGAGGCGGTCAATACAAACTCTAATTGCTCATAAGCAGTCTCAACTTGAAATGCGTCACTTAGCCGATGATTCAAGTACTCCTGGAATGTGACCTGTTGCATATTCTCCTCTCCAAGCTCAGGCAACACCGTGGATACATAGCTGTTAAACATCGCGTTAGGCGAAAATAGTATGATTTGATCGGCCTTCAGTCTATCCCGATACTTGTAAAGTAAATAAGCTATCCGTTGAAGAGCAGCTGATGTTTTGCCACTGCCAGCTACTCCTTGAACAATAAGTAGACGCCCCTGGTCGTGCCGGATAATTCGATTTTGCTCCTGTTGAATGGTAGCCACTATGCTGTTCAAATGCTTGTCTGTGCCTTTGCCGAGTACTTGTTGTAAAATCTCATCCCCGATGGTGAGGCTCGTGTCGAACATAGATTCAATCATGCCGCCACTGATCATATATTGCCACTTCTTCTCCAACACCCCGTGGATCACTCCTCCAGGCGTCGTGTATTCAACCTGACCCGGCCCGTAATCATAGTAGACGCTCGAGATAGGCGCACGCCAGTCATAGATGAGGAAGTCCTCTCCGCTTTCATCCATGAGCGTTGAGACACCAATGTAAATGCGTTCCACGGTAGAAGTACCTTCTTCAAGCACATCGATCCGCCCAAAATAAGGTACCTGCTGCATGCGACGTAGCTCTGATAAGCGCTTGGAAGCTTGCCTGTGAGTACTTTCATTTACGGCTAACGTTTGACTCTGTTGCCTCAATCCAATAATCGTTTCCAGATAATCATCGAAAGTATCTGTATTCACCTTAACGTCATCCCAAAAATGTTTTCGGAAGTCAACCACTTCTTTACGACGACGCCCCGTTTCATCCTCCAGCTTGCCTATCTGCTCCGTGATGATTTCCATGACGCCGTCGACTCGCTCTTGTTCTTTTCTAATTTCCATATTCATACAAAACACTCCTTTAATAATATAAGGGTTGACTAAAAAGATTTCATAGTATATAATATAATTAGGTTAATTATATACTAATGCATTATAGTAGAGTTTCTATATTAATTTACCATAGTTTTTCATCTTTATCAATGTATTTCACGCAAACAAAAAGAAATCCTCGTTCTTCAATTGAAGAACGAGGATTTCTTTTTGTTTCACTTTTTATTTAATGCTACTGCGATTTGCGCGCCGATTACAGCATTATTTTTCACTAAAGCAATATTAGCGTCCAAGCTCGTACCATCTGTCAATTCCTTCACTTTACCAAGCATAAATGGTGTTACATCCTTACCAGCAATGCCGTTTGCATTCGCTTCGTCTAGTGCTGTTTTAATAATGCCATTGATGAAGC comes from Sporosarcina sp. FSL K6-3457 and encodes:
- a CDS encoding nucleobase:cation symporter-2 family protein, which encodes MKATALGLQHVLAMYAGAVLVPLIVGDALGLTSTQLTYLVSIDILMCGVATILQIMNNRFFGIGLPVVLGCSFTAVGPMIAIGGEFGISAIYGAIIVSGVFVIVISRFFGMLVRFFPPVVTGSVVTIIGITLIPVAINNMGGGQGASDFGSMANVSLSFGTLLFIILVYKFSTGFMRAISILLGLVAGTVAATFMEMVDFTAVWEASYIHMVEPFYFGLPTFEWSAIVTMILVAMVSLVESTGVYFALGDICERDIKKEDLEKGYRAEGIAVLLGGIFNAFPYTTFSQNVGLLQMSGVRSRKIILITGIMLITMGFVPKIAALTTIIPVAVLGGAMLAMFGMVVSQGIKMLSKVIGDSQDNSMIIACSIGLGLGVTVAPELFAEFPSGLKILTSNGIVAGSVTAIALNILFNMVPSRKKNIV
- a CDS encoding xanthine phosphoribosyltransferase, which gives rise to MKLLQDKIVQDGKVLSDQVLKVDTFLNHQIDPPLMQAIGEEFAARFKDAGITKILTIESSGIAPSMMAGLILGVPVVFARKRKSLTLIDHLYTASVHSFTKKETNDISVSKDFITSEDTVLLIDDFLANGQAALGLLDIVEQAGSKLAGVGIVIEKGFQPGGDLLRKRGIRVESLAIVASLENGQVTFAEEDNLQ
- a CDS encoding CynX/NimT family MFS transporter is translated as MLTTQHTTRKLTFKRNTWLLLIGVVFIAMTLRSPLTVVGPIISSIRDSLGISNVLAGFLTTIPLLAFAIISPFAPKLARRFGMELTLFGSLILLTAGIIIRSLGTIPTLLIGTFLLGLAIAFGNVLLPSLIKLSFPLQIGLMTGIYSVSMNLSASIAVGVSVPLAQTTFGWQGALGMWSILAFIALLVWLPQLKNKRLAAAPEVSVAKKTIPLWRSPLAWSVTLFMGFQSLLFYTTSAWLPEVLKAQGISADNAGWLVSLLQFSQLPITFIIPIIAGKVKDQRMIVVGVTALYIIGYGGVLVGITSLTALWMIMIGLAGGAAFGLAMMFFTLRTRTPQEAANLSGMAQSFGYALAAVGPVLFGLLHDFTAGWTVPMFILIFASVIVLLSGMSAGKNVFIIPEERE
- a CDS encoding SRPBCC family protein, encoding MIATIEQHEQGYVAYSERHIKHSVQEVWAMLTDNAKLEKWFQELRVGELREGGFMQFDMSEGQFEKLEILAYAVHSVLEFDWFGDIVRFELQPEQEGCLLIFIESFSVITDQTIKDLAGWHVCLNVIELLLDNKPIHSRVDDWQEWHKQYEQAMQPLKIID
- a CDS encoding exodeoxyribonuclease III, which gives rise to MKLISWNVNGLRACVRKGFLDYFNEVNADVFCVQETKLQEGQIDLELDGYYQYWNYAIKKGYSGTAVFTKKQPLSVKYGVGDADTEDEGRILTLEFEQFYLVNVYVPNAQRDLARLPLRLEWEENMRAYLKKLDQHKPVILCGDLNVAHEEIDIRNVKSNIGNSGFTDEERGKMTALLAEGFIDTFRHFHPTQGDAYTWWSYMNKVRERNIGWRIDYFIVSNRLETLLKDATIHPHIMGSDHCPIVLEVQL
- a CDS encoding EamA family transporter, with translation MMKTYLYPLLVIIAASSYGVVSTIIKLAMNSGFSAAEAVTSQFFFGFCIAVCLFILTNRTKLSFKGIKPLIFAGVLTGLTNIVYGHSLNYLPASLAVVLLFQFTWIGVVISCLSKRQFPSRIESISLLILIIGTIPAAGLIDVDVSQIPLQGWFWGLAAALCYSLFLFANGRATTNMTTTNRLVLVSFFAFMMSVAFQSPEVIWNGTLFNEGLWVYGLLLGLFGMIIPVFLFTIAVPKVGLGMSSILSSIELPIAVMVSVILLSETVSTLQIVGIVIIILGMSLPILLNRNRLSAKKKIA
- a CDS encoding NupC/NupG family nucleoside CNT transporter, with the translated sequence MNFIFLLTGVLFVFGIAFLVSNDRKRIKYKRILIMLAVQILLVYTMMNTNVGLIAITKVGLFFEKLLAIADTGVQFVFGGMVNEGATTFFFVALLPLVFMAVLIGILNYIKVLPFIIKYLGLLLSKVTGMGKLESYFAVSTSVLGQPEVFLTISKQIPFLSQQRLYTICTSAMSAISMAMVGAYMTMIEPKFVVTAVVLNIFSALIVANIINPYDVDEKEDLVQIEENERVPFFQMIGDSIMDGFKIVIVVAAMLLGFIALMELINVIFQSVFHISFQTIIGHIFAPIAFLMGVPWAEAVQAGGIMATKLITNEFVAMLKFGTISSELSDKTIAIVSVYLVSFANFGTIGIVSGSIKSISEKQGNYVSKFALKLLLGATLASVISGTIMGMII
- a CDS encoding LacI family DNA-binding transcriptional regulator — encoded protein: MTNIKDLAKIAEVSVTTVSRVLNNHPYVSEEKRNAVLKAIKVTNYNRNINAVHLSRGKTKLIGVVLPFSDHSYFALLLKGIAKQALANNYYLVLFQTDYMERKEIEALQMLKEKQIDGLIICSRTCDMQLIEEHQQFGSIVLSEDVKGQKISSTFVNHYEIFLNALEYLYQKGHRKIGYCIGRSSGSSSFNRELAYRRFHEKYSLPYNPEYIIAECFYFEDGEKIIEQVKNMATPPTALLVTGDQVAAGIVICCQQQQISIPNDLAICGFDNQPIAKMMNITTIEIPVVEMGENLFLQTINKDISNKEIAVKLIERGTV